The DNA segment AACGGAAATCAATGGacggaaggaaggaaggaagatgAACCAGAGGCGGGCAGCAAGCAAGCAGTTACATGTCCAaccaagaaacaagaaaatgaaTCAATCAGATACCGAGATCGGCCAGTGGGTGCTCAAGCAGTTGGTCACCCTATACAAGCTCCGTGACCCGAGCGGATCCTGGAACGTGAGGGTCATCGCCGGCTACATTGAGGTGGACCTTCTTCCTGAGCAGCTTGAGGCGGTCCGGGAGGTCGGAGAGCAGCCACACATCCAACGAATCCGCATCCCTATGCGAGGTCGACCGCTCTGGTGGCGCGGAGGAGCTGCTGGGAGTCGAGGGGGACTGCAGCAGGGAGAGGCGGCGTCCGCAGACCGCAGGCATCGAGGTCCAAGGAGTGCCCGGCCTGGCGGACCAAGGCGTTGTTGCAGTGCGCCATGGGCTGGTCGAGGCCCCATAGCAGCATCGTCTCCCCCGCCGTGCTCTCCACCGGACGCGCAACGTCGCCGTACGCGCCCATCATGTGCCCCATCTTTTTGCTGGTTTTCTATTAGGTGAAGAGTGGGCAAGAGGAGGTGGGACAAggcttatattttatatataatgAAGATTAAAATAAGAAAAACGTAAGTActtataaaaaagaaataaacataCAAGTTCAACAGTATGCAATAAAATGGGAAAAAACTGCTACGTCAGTGGTGTATGGCCTCGTAGTAAGGTGTTTGGTTAAGTCTCGCAACAAGAAAAAAAGGTTTTTTTTCTACATAACAAAGAGGGTTTTTTTCATATAACAAAGAGGGTTTATTTTTATAGTtgtagaaaatgtaaaaaaagaaaaatccccGAGACCCATCCAACACATAATTTTCGTGTCGTACGCCCGTGCTCCTGCTGATTTAAGGTCAGGTCACGACTCCTCCTGTCTGGCTGTctctttaaaaaagaaaaaaaaatcccaactCCTCCGCCCCCGAACACATCTGAACCCCCTTCCGTCGAAGCACGACACCTCGATTTCTTCTGATCTCTGCTGACCGTCGTCGCCCTCGTCCTCCCCTCTGCCGGCACTACAGCTGCTGATCTGTCAGGACTTCTGCTGGTAAGGAAGCCATGGCTTGCTCCGATGGATTCCTGTTGAGTTAATTTTGGCTCTGGTAGTCTTCCCTCCGCCATTTTTGTTTTTGGGGCAAACCTCCGCCGACTTGACCGGACACAATTTCTGCCTTCCGCACGCGTCGGCGTCGCCCATCGCAACGGTACGTCAGCGCTCCCCTTCTATCCCCGCTGATGCTGATCGAGAGAGACTGCGTTTCTGATGGTTTTCTCGATCCGCCCCTGACCGGACGCCTGTGCATCCGTCTGCCCCTTGTTTCGCAGCTGCTAGAAGAGATGAACTGCGAGACATGTCAGCTGAAGGAGCTGGTCCGATCCGAAGCCCTAACTCGGTTTTACTGTTCTTTTGGTTTTTCTCGTTTGCTAATTTTGGTGAATtccttttcttaattattttctttttttgccgGTTGTTTGTCAGCAGGAGCTGGAACCTAAAGAGATCAGGGATGTGCTGCGATGTGAGTCTGTCTATTGAATTTTCTCCTTCCTTCCTAGCTCTGTTTCTTGTTAAAAAGTCTTCCTTTTATTTGTTTCAAATAGTTGGGTGTCTCTAGTCCCATGAAATCGAAACTCTCAAGTAATGGATTTCACATTTCACATGCTTATTTGTTGTTTAGGGTTCAATGATTATTGAAATTGAGTAATTTCACTGAAGTTAACGACGGAAATCATGTTGAACTTGTGGAGTACAAACTAAAATCACTCAAGTTCTCTCCTTTGGGGAAAGAGTGATGCATGGGTTATGCAAGTGGAAACTGAACAAGAATTGGATATACACCAATCGTGCAGTAGGGGTCTTAACTTTGAATTTTCCGTTGTGGACCATATTATGACATGTTTGGGCCTGTAGAGTTCTGAAGTACATTCATTACTTAGATGACTTGATGAAGTTTCTTGAGGATGCCTCTCTTTCTTAACTTTGGGTCCTTCCGATTAATAATAAGAATTTGAGGTAGTATTTTAGCGTGTCCTCTATACTACACAGCCCTTGTTGATGGATATGCTAAATATGACTATGCTGCAGGCATTTTACACACCATATTCTTCCATAGAACCCTAAGCCTTGTTCGGCCCAAAGATGTCGACTGTGAACTCTTTGAGATCACCTACGTGAGTATTCTCGTACATTAAGATCTGGATGCATTTCATTTGTCCAAGGCATTTGATGCTATTGTACTACAAGTAATTGTATCTACATATTACTACTATCAAGAAATTCTTGACACTTTGACTTTCATGGTCTCCTAGATGCAAATTTGACTATTTGTTATCACAAtatattgctaatgttatgGAGTGTAAGGTTGAATTATTTTTTCAATGACAAACTTAATCATATCATTTTCGTGTTATAACTCTAAATagctaaaaatatattatttttcaaGATCCAAAAGTTGACCTTTGGTTTTCTATAGTTAGAATAATTTGTGACTTGTGATTGTTTCTTTATAATATGTTTAGAATTCATATTTGTGACTAGTGTTTTCTGGCATTTCACATGTTTTATGATTGGAAACCCAAGTACACAAATGCATACCTATGTCTATTTCATAGTAATTTTATGGTCAATGTAGTCAGGTTATGTCTTCGTGCTTATTAGCTGTACACCCTGAATCATGGTTTAGTATTATTGCTAGTAACAGTGAGATCTACATCTTGTTTGGTAAACATGGATCAAAATAGGAGCTTAGTGCTGTTAATGTGTAGTAATGACATTTAGAGTTTAGGTATGATACCATATTTGGAATTGACACAAACAAGTCAACGAATGATGCATATTTACTGTGGACTATAAGTAATATATAAAGCGCGCTGGTACAGAAGAGCCATATGGGACTGATCCtaaactaggtaaaaaaaaatctcgaaCACGCATATTGCCGTCCAGCCGCCAGGGGTTGGTGATGAACCAAGAGCACCTCAACCCAGCCCTTGAGCTCCAGCGGAGGTGAAGGtgatcatcgtcgtcgtcgcttGGTGGGTTAGGATCTTCTGACAAGGAGGCAAAATCGGGTTGAAAGTCCTACAACTTCTCTAGCCAAATGTAGATGGTGTACTGCAAGGTCTGCTTCCCCGGCAACATGAGGGACTCTGGTGTCAGGTGCATGTTCGTCGTCTGGCTCGAAATCCAAGGTCTCAATCATGAGCAGTTCCTTGATCTGGGGGATGATCTCCGGGTGGAATGTCCACGTCGTCAACCAGAACTTCAACATGTTTGAGCACGCCACCATATCTGGGTGCGAGCTCTCCTCCCAACAACAAGAGCCGAGGAGCTTCTCCGTCGTGTCGAACTCCTAGGCATGTGACAAGATCCCATCCATGGCATGCTTGACATGGTATAGGAGCAAATGAGTCTTAGTGTGCATCCGCCTCATCCATGGCTATATCAGAATGCGATGCCGTGGTGTGCGGACAACTTTGCTCTTAGCCAGAATGCGTGCCACTGTGTCAGGAACGAGCAGCAGGATGAGGAATTCCTCCTGCCGGCACTAGTAGATAGACAAAAGTGCATTCGAAAGCGCTGCGCGATTGCCTCAAGCACCTCATGCATATCGGTAGTTGATGAAGCCGCACCACAATGAGCACCACCGCGTGGCGAAGCTCTTCCGCCACAGTGATGCGATTGGACCTACCCAGAATGCAAAGCTCTCGCCAAGGGCAACGGGCGGGGTGGCCTTGGTGCCACTGCTCGCTGGATAGATCCTCAGCCACATAAGGGGTTCCTGCGTCGGGACTAGAGCTAGATCAGCCACCGAGGACGAAGGTAGAGGAGGCGTGATAGGGTAGGACCGTTGTCAATGGCTGTATATCTATACCTCTTTTTTACGGAGGCATTGATCCATAGAACCTATAAAAAAGAGATGGTTGAGGCCATGTCGTGAGCGTCGAGCGCCAATGCAAGGCCCTGGGTGTCATGGCCAAAGTATTACCGCGGGGCGTGTGACCGTCGACCTTCTTCCTCGGGGGTTGTGGATGCGGCTTCCGGCTTGAAGAGATCTCTGGCGTCGGCCCACGAGGGAGAGATTGTGAGCACGATTTGGAGGACTCCAGTGTCGGTCGACCACGCTGGAGTGGCATCGCCCGCGTTGGTGGCTGCCGGTCTCATGGGTGGCGCCAGTGTGGCCTGGAGTCGGGGTGAGCGCCGAGGAGGGAGGATGGGAGGCCTTTTCTTCCATAATGAACATTCTACCACCAAAATCTACCGAGAAACTAATACGATTTTATATCCCGGTTACAGGAAATACATTGTCACATTCATGTCCCTTTTTTTATGTAATCAGCTTTTGGTAGTCAATGAGCTTCTGAAGAATATGGAGAGTTGACCAGAAAATATCGTGAATAGCTTGTAACAAATTCTATTAATGCATGACCTTCATTATTAAGTTATGCTTTGTATTTATCAAATGATTTTTCATTTAACTCACTAAAGAATTCTGTAAAATGTTTAGGGTAAACCAATCTAGTACAATTTTTGCTGACCTAATAGCTGATCCATCAAACGCCTTCTCTGTACTTGCTAAACACAAAACAGATTTAGTCTTAAATTCCCGTCATTCATTGCATCAGTCATAAGATGCAGTCATGCAGATGTCATTGCATCATTCATTGCATATGACCTGGTTCTGAATAAGGTCGAATGTTGTTCACTGCATTAGAACTCTATGACCCTGAAACCGCATATACATCCCAAAGAACTCTCACTGGTCCAGGCAAATGAAACAGTGGATCCCAAGTTGCCAGTAAACTCAGCCCTATGTCTGTCCCGTGGATCCATGTGCATGTCATCCCAAAAAAATCTCTCAAATTCCTAGGTCCATCAAGCAACATTCTGGACACCTGCATATATGTCTTCAGCTGATGGCCTATGTTTGATCCAAAAGTCAAAAACCTGTCAAAGGCCAGCTCATGCTGTATGGCcccaaattttttatttagctaAACATTGTTGAATCCCAAGTCTAACCACCAACTGCTACATTAACAGCTCATATCCGCATATGGCTCGTTTACAACCAGAAATCACCCAGGCAACATGCCTGATCAATATTAACGAAACCCTGGACAATGGTTACTTATTAGCTGCAGCTGGCAGTCAGTATTTAGTAATATGTTTTTCTGTGAGTTTTCAGGCAAGGTTGCTTGCATTTCAACAGAAAATCAAGCTTCAAAGCTGTACTATTTGTAGAGCTGTATTTTACCAACTTTCATTTCTTACAACCTGACCGAATACTAGGAGCCTGCCAGCAACATTGTGACTACGAATtttgatttcattttctttgttGTTGCTTACTTTTGTGCTTCTTTCTTTTTCGATTACGCTTTTACTTTTGTTTTTGGGTGTGTATAGGTGCAGTGTGGACTACCCGAATTAGAAAAAGAAGTTGATGGAAAGATTGACCAGTTCATTGCTTGGGTAGAGAAGCATCCAAATCGCAGAAGCCAGGTGTGAACTACATTTGGTCATTTTGATATTCTTCTTCAGTTTACTTTCTTTGTTGAACCTGTATTATCTTTGTTCCAATTTTAATTAGCGTTTGACCTGAATATCTCAGGTATGCCTCTACTTTTTCGATGAGAAAAACAAACACCCAGGTTGGTTTGTAAACAAAACAGAGCGCATTTATTGGGAACAATGGTTCATCAATTTGCATGTCATGAACCCAAAAGGATATAGCAAATCAAATAGCTCCAAAGGGCTCACAAATATTGGAGGTAATTTTGTTAATTAAACTTTCACGGTCTTCATAAAGCCATCCTAGTCCCATGGAACAGTGTAACAGTAACATGTGACGCAACATGCTCTTAGAGAACACCTTGGAGGAGACTAGCTCAAGGCGTGCTGCATTGGAGTCATCCATTCATGAAGTACTATTCCAGATCATAAACTTCGCCAACAAGAAAAAAGACCATATTCCTGCGATCCCTGATAGAATATTCAATCATGAGATCATGATCCCAAGGTTAGTGTTATATTTGGTATGGACGCAAGGATGCATAATGTATGATAAGAGTTATCCTTAGTTGGcccaaatatttttttgttgagATTCTCTACATATATCTGGATCTCCAGGTGACCCCTTTTCGTTGGACGTGTTGACAGTTCCTCGGATTCTGTGTTTGGATGGAACACCGACGTTCTTCGGAGAGTGTTGAATAGTGGGCACCCGTACTCACTTTAGCTGAAGACGACCGATGCCGCCATCCGGTGTGGAAGGTGCTTTGCTAACCATCCGGTGTGGAAGGTGCTTACGGAGAACTAGTGTTGTGTACATAATCCATGTATGCTGTCCAGAGAGCAAGGTCATCTGGCCTGTAAATATTTATGtgcaaaattaattttttctattttgaacAATGTTGCTTGCTGGATAACCAGATACTTAATACGCTATCAAATATGCTTTGTTGAGacatttttgaattttaatgtttttcttgGCCCCTTTTCTTTTGGACCGACTGGCCCATTTGCTTCACAGTGGCCTGAGCCCATGCGATGGTGGGTTCAAGGGTGAAGCATCGGTCTGCCAAGGCAAAGGGGAGCAAGGAAAATTCAAGTAAAGGGAGAGCAAGGGCTGGTGACAGCCGGTAGGGCTGTGGTGGCAGTGGCATAACTGTCTTCGATTCCCTTTGGGGTCGTGGGGCTAGATGTTGTTATCGTCGTGTCTATTTGTATGGTGGCTCTCTTCCTAGCAAGAAAGGAGAAAAACTCTCtttcatcttttattttttcttcactGATCTCTTTCAGTTTTGGTTGTCATCTTTGAGCTGAACTTGAGGGAGCTTAAATCTTGGCTCTGGTGCTTCGACGCTTGGAGAGATTGAGTTTTGGAGCTCCTGTGTTGGTGGTGGTCAGAGTTGTGGATGTTGAAGCTTGCTCGCATGTGTTGTTGCAATGCAGTTGAGGTTTTGTATCTCTATTCTCCTTCTCGCCAATCGCAACGACGGGCGGTTGGATATTTTGGTTAGTGACTTTTGAGTCTGCATTGCCTCGAATGATAGTGTGTTTCAGCGGATCACG comes from the Phragmites australis chromosome 22, lpPhrAust1.1, whole genome shotgun sequence genome and includes:
- the LOC133904787 gene encoding autophagy-related protein 101-like isoform X1 codes for the protein MNCETCQLKELELEPKEIRDVLRCILHTIFFHRTLSLVRPKDVDCELFEITYVQCGLPELEKEVDGKIDQFIAWVEKHPNRRSQVCLYFFDEKNKHPGWFVNKTERIYWEQWFINLHVMNPKGYSKSNSSKGLTNIGENTLEETSSRRAALESSIHEVLFQIINFANKKKDHIPAIPDRIFNHEIMIPSSSDSVFGWNTDVLRRVLNSGHPYSL
- the LOC133904787 gene encoding autophagy-related protein 101-like isoform X2 — its product is MNCETCQLKELELEPKEIRDVLRCILHTIFFHRTLSLVRPKDVDCELFEITYVQCGLPELEKEVDGKIDQFIAWVEKHPNRRSQVCLYFFDEKNKHPGWFVNKTERIYWEQWFINLHVMNPKGYSKSNSSKGLTNIGENTLEETSSRRAALESSIHEVLFQIINFANKKKDHIPAIPDRIFNHEIMIPR